From Lysinibacillus sp. SGAir0095, the proteins below share one genomic window:
- a CDS encoding DNA translocase FtsK produces the protein MADKKTKAKKGLHPLAYEIIGLLLIGFAIIIFFEYGVVGRTIQTVSMFLFGNLHVVVPFFSVLIAVLLMINREGIGFTDRIVQGSLLIVCSLAIFSHSVLFEELYNSNKLLSDSVIRETWRLLIDMEGIEARSSAIGGGMVGALLFSMFHILFDSAGAKIAAWFLFFIGLILITGKALVPILVENAPKWKKKFPRRKRRAKPVVKDEKKPRRSRTKDEPVSDEIAATSAEPARGKKKRKPKPEPVVEEFIEDEEDDFDEEPIISAFTQHIQPAPAQITIKEEEPVVEDKTNIDEVIQRAVETNVENVDYRLPSMDLLLLPPAYDQSGEYSVIQANAKKLEQTFLSFGVKAKVTQVHLGPAVTKYEVMPDVGVKVSKIVSLQDDLALALAAKDIRMEAPIPGKSAIGIEVPNSEIAMVTLREVLEAKENNKPDSKLLIGFGRDITGQAILAELNKMPHLLVAGSTGSGKSVCINGIIVSILMRAAPHEVKMMLIDPKMVELNVYNGIPHLLAPVVTDARKASQALQKVVSEMERRYDLFSHTGTRNIKGYNDYIEKHNRETEEKQPKLPYIVVIIDELADLMMVASHDVEDSITRLAQMARAAGIHLIIATQRPSVDVITGVIKANIPSRIAFAVSSAIDSRTILDMGGAERLLGRGDMLFLPAGSSKPIRVQGSFLSDEEVEEVVDFVIEQQKAQYDETMIPTDEPEKSFEEETDDLYDDAVQLVVEMQTASVSMLQRRFRIGYSRAARIVDQMEVRGVVGPPDGSRPRQVLYDKANVE, from the coding sequence ATGGCAGATAAAAAAACAAAAGCCAAAAAAGGACTACATCCATTAGCATATGAAATTATTGGGTTATTATTAATTGGTTTTGCCATAATCATCTTTTTTGAATATGGGGTAGTCGGAAGAACAATCCAAACCGTTTCTATGTTTTTATTTGGCAACCTGCATGTTGTTGTACCGTTCTTTTCGGTACTGATTGCCGTACTATTAATGATTAACAGAGAAGGAATTGGCTTTACAGACCGCATAGTCCAAGGCTCGCTTTTAATTGTCTGTAGTTTAGCGATTTTTAGCCATAGTGTGCTTTTTGAAGAATTGTATAATAGCAACAAATTACTATCAGACTCCGTCATCCGTGAAACTTGGCGATTATTAATTGACATGGAAGGGATCGAAGCCCGTAGCAGTGCTATAGGTGGGGGAATGGTAGGGGCATTGCTTTTTAGTATGTTCCATATTCTATTTGACTCGGCCGGAGCGAAAATTGCGGCATGGTTCTTATTCTTTATCGGCCTGATTTTAATCACTGGAAAAGCGCTTGTGCCGATATTGGTTGAAAATGCACCCAAATGGAAAAAGAAATTTCCGCGCAGAAAACGAAGAGCAAAGCCCGTTGTCAAGGATGAGAAAAAGCCAAGACGCTCTCGAACAAAAGATGAACCGGTTTCCGATGAAATTGCGGCAACATCTGCTGAGCCTGCTCGTGGGAAGAAAAAACGAAAACCCAAACCAGAACCTGTTGTGGAAGAGTTCATAGAGGATGAGGAGGACGATTTCGATGAAGAACCAATCATTTCGGCCTTCACCCAACATATTCAGCCTGCTCCAGCACAAATTACGATAAAAGAAGAAGAGCCGGTTGTTGAAGATAAAACAAATATCGATGAAGTCATTCAAAGAGCGGTAGAAACCAATGTTGAAAATGTTGATTATCGACTACCTTCCATGGATTTGTTACTATTGCCTCCAGCTTATGACCAAAGTGGCGAATATTCCGTCATTCAAGCTAACGCGAAAAAGCTGGAACAAACCTTCTTGAGCTTTGGTGTAAAAGCAAAAGTAACACAAGTTCACCTTGGTCCAGCGGTAACAAAATATGAGGTTATGCCGGATGTCGGAGTGAAAGTAAGTAAGATTGTAAGCTTGCAAGATGACTTAGCCCTAGCGCTTGCTGCAAAGGATATCCGTATGGAGGCACCGATTCCAGGGAAATCTGCTATTGGGATTGAAGTGCCCAATAGTGAAATTGCGATGGTTACATTGCGTGAGGTGCTTGAAGCCAAAGAGAATAATAAACCAGATTCCAAGCTGTTAATTGGATTTGGCCGTGATATTACTGGACAAGCAATCCTTGCTGAATTAAACAAAATGCCTCACTTACTAGTGGCAGGTTCTACTGGTAGTGGTAAATCGGTCTGTATCAACGGGATTATTGTTTCGATTTTGATGCGTGCAGCGCCACATGAAGTAAAGATGATGTTAATTGACCCGAAAATGGTTGAGTTAAATGTCTATAATGGGATTCCACATCTGCTGGCACCGGTTGTAACGGATGCACGAAAAGCATCACAAGCATTACAAAAAGTCGTTTCTGAAATGGAAAGACGTTATGATTTATTCTCGCATACAGGTACAAGAAATATTAAAGGCTATAACGATTATATTGAAAAACACAACAGAGAAACCGAAGAAAAACAACCAAAATTACCCTATATTGTGGTAATTATCGATGAGTTAGCTGACTTAATGATGGTAGCGTCGCATGATGTTGAGGATTCGATTACTCGACTGGCACAAATGGCTCGTGCTGCCGGAATTCATCTAATTATCGCGACACAGCGTCCTTCAGTGGATGTCATTACAGGTGTCATTAAAGCGAATATTCCTTCAAGAATCGCTTTTGCTGTATCATCTGCTATTGATTCGCGCACAATACTTGATATGGGCGGTGCTGAACGGTTACTTGGAAGAGGAGATATGCTATTCCTTCCAGCTGGTTCTTCTAAACCAATACGTGTTCAGGGGTCATTCTTATCAGACGAAGAGGTTGAAGAAGTAGTGGACTTTGTTATAGAACAACAAAAGGCACAGTATGACGAAACGATGATTCCAACGGATGAACCGGAAAAATCATTTGAGGAAGAAACGGACGATTTATATGATGATGCTGTTCAGCTAGTTGTTGAAATGCAGACGGCTTCGGTCTCTATGCTGCAAAGACGCTTTAGAATTGGCTATTCCAGAGCTGCTCGTATTGTAGATCAGATGGAAGTTCGAGGTGTA